In Ectothiorhodosinus mongolicus, one DNA window encodes the following:
- a CDS encoding LysR family transcriptional regulator, translated as MHRTTRRQSLTEAGAAFYPKAVQILQLLQEAEQDVAADTQRVSGGLRLSAPVSFGITHLAPALAEFRRQYPEVTLDVVLNDRQVNLVEEGYDLAIRIASSLQPSLVARPLMSVEMLLCASPDYLRAHGSPKHPRDLAQHDCLVYSNDASAHEWQFQQGQEQVSVRVYGSVQSDNGEILVAAAEEGIGVVRMPRFLCQAALDSGRLQPILTDWQLPTHTVYAVYADRRWLPPRVRALIDFLVARFGE; from the coding sequence ATGCACCGTACCACGCGGCGCCAGTCGCTGACCGAGGCGGGGGCCGCCTTTTACCCTAAGGCTGTGCAGATTCTGCAGTTGTTGCAGGAAGCCGAGCAGGATGTCGCTGCCGATACCCAACGGGTGAGCGGTGGGCTGCGCCTGAGTGCGCCGGTGAGCTTTGGCATCACCCACTTGGCACCGGCTTTAGCCGAGTTTCGCCGCCAATACCCCGAGGTAACGCTTGATGTGGTGCTCAATGATCGCCAGGTCAATCTCGTGGAAGAGGGCTATGACTTGGCCATTCGCATCGCCAGTTCGCTTCAGCCCAGCTTGGTGGCGCGGCCATTGATGTCCGTCGAGATGCTGCTGTGTGCCTCTCCCGATTATCTTCGCGCTCACGGTAGCCCCAAGCACCCGCGCGACCTCGCGCAGCATGATTGTCTGGTGTACAGCAATGATGCCAGCGCCCATGAATGGCAGTTTCAACAGGGTCAGGAACAAGTCAGTGTGCGGGTATACGGCAGCGTTCAGTCCGACAATGGCGAAATTCTGGTGGCTGCTGCCGAAGAGGGCATCGGTGTGGTGCGCATGCCGCGCTTTCTGTGCCAAGCTGCCCTAGACTCCGGGCGATTGCAGCCCATCCTCACCGACTGGCAGCTGCCTACCCACACCGTCTACGCTGTCTACGCTGACCGCCGCTGGCTGCCGCCGCGGGTGCGCGCGCTCATCGACTTCTTGGTCGCCCGCTTCGGTGAATAA
- a CDS encoding DNA polymerase III subunit chi, with amino-acid sequence MPRVDFYVLEDEQLHPRLLTVCRLVEKALERGHQVHIHTDSPATASMIDDCLWTFRDDAFIPHAVDAPEDEPLPVRIGLQSGPVAAADILINLATQVPDFYTHFARLIEVVNQDPAIRDTGRDHFRFFREQGLELHHHPIRS; translated from the coding sequence ATGCCACGCGTTGACTTCTATGTATTGGAAGACGAGCAGCTGCATCCGCGGCTGCTCACCGTCTGTCGGCTGGTGGAAAAAGCCCTGGAGCGCGGTCATCAGGTGCATATCCATACCGACTCGCCGGCTACCGCCAGCATGATTGACGATTGCCTGTGGACGTTCCGCGATGATGCATTCATCCCGCACGCCGTGGATGCGCCGGAAGATGAGCCCCTGCCGGTGCGCATCGGCCTGCAATCCGGTCCGGTCGCGGCTGCCGATATATTGATCAATTTGGCTACCCAAGTGCCAGATTTCTATACGCATTTCGCGCGGCTGATTGAGGTCGTTAATCAGGATCCCGCCATCCGTGATACCGGCCGCGACCATTTTCGCTTCTTTCGCGAACAGGGGTTGGAGTTACATCATCACCCGATTCGTTCCTAA
- the wrbA gene encoding NAD(P)H:quinone oxidoreductase: MSKVLVLYYSMYGHIETMAEAVAEGARSVSGTEVDVRRVPELMSEEDARAAGAKLDQVAPIAQPEDLEHYDAIIFGVPTRFGNMASQMRNFLDRTGGLWAQGKLVGKVGSVFTSTGTGGGAETTITSTWNTLAHHGMVIVGLPYAIPELTDVSETRGGGPYGAATLAGPDGSRQPSEKELTIARFQGSHVAGIAARMAG; the protein is encoded by the coding sequence ATGAGCAAGGTATTGGTTCTGTATTACTCCATGTACGGTCACATAGAAACCATGGCCGAAGCTGTGGCAGAAGGCGCGCGCAGCGTCTCCGGAACTGAGGTTGATGTGCGCCGCGTTCCTGAACTGATGTCCGAAGAGGATGCCCGTGCCGCCGGCGCGAAGTTGGATCAGGTCGCACCCATTGCTCAGCCCGAAGATCTGGAGCACTACGATGCGATCATCTTTGGCGTGCCGACCCGCTTTGGCAACATGGCCTCACAGATGCGCAATTTCCTCGACCGCACCGGTGGTCTTTGGGCACAAGGCAAGCTGGTCGGTAAGGTCGGCAGCGTATTCACCTCCACCGGCACCGGCGGCGGCGCGGAGACCACCATCACCTCAACTTGGAACACTTTGGCGCATCACGGCATGGTGATCGTCGGCCTGCCCTACGCGATCCCCGAGCTGACCGACGTATCCGAAACTCGTGGTGGTGGCCCCTACGGTGCAGCGACTCTGGCAGGCCCGGATGGCAGCCGCCAGCCCAGCGAAAAAGAGCTCACCATCGCTCGATTCCAAGGCAGTCATGTGGCCGGTATTGCCGCGCGCAT
- a CDS encoding valine--tRNA ligase produces MEKTYDPHAIERRIYAEWESQGRFAPSGQGEPYCIMLPPPNVTGTLHMGHAFQDTLMDTLIRYHRMRGHNTLWQGGTDHAGIATQMVVERQLARDGISRHDLGREAFLDKVWEWREHSGNEIQKQLRRMGTAIDWSRERFTMDEGLSQAVTEVFVRLYDEGLIYRGKRLVNWDPVLHTAVSDLEVLSEEEQGHLWHLRYPLSDGSGHLVVATTRPETMLGDTAVAVHPEDERYRHLIGKTVDLPLTGRQIPVIADDYVDPEFGSGCVKITPAHDFNDYAVGSRHDLPLINIFTVDACINDEAPEAYRGMERYEARRKIIADFEALDLLERIDDHKLMVPRGDRTGAVIEPFLTDQWYVKAGPLAEPAIKAVEDGQIRFVPENWSKTYFEWMRNIQDWCISRQIWWGHRIPAWYDQQGNIYVARDEAEAREKYSLDASVTLRQDADVLDTWFSSALWPFSTLGWPEQTPELKTFYPTSVLVTGFDIIFFWVARMIMMGLKFMDDVPFREVYVTGLIRDAEGQKMSKSKGNVLDPIDLIDGISLEDLLAKRTTGLMQPQMEKRIAQATKKQFPDGIPTFGTDALRFTLAALASSGRDIKFDLGRIEGYRNFCNKLWNAARYVLMNTEGQDTGTQGGEMRLSLADRWILSRLQNTISEVHRQLGEYRFDLAAKSLYEFTWYDYCDWYLELCKPVLTGENVSDEEKCGTRHTLVSVLEQLLCLLHPMMPYITEAIWQQVKTPAGVDGETILQRAYPEADTALTDTAAEQELEWVKTFILGMRRIRAEMDIAPGKPLPVLLQNAQPADRQRYEANAAFIGFLARPESLTWLEDADTPPESAMALVGEMRLLIPLAGLIDKDAELARLAKEIAKLEKNLEQSETRLNNESFVARAPAEVVDKERARVAEMRNALQELQAQHSKIRQI; encoded by the coding sequence ATGGAAAAAACCTACGACCCACACGCCATCGAACGCCGAATCTATGCCGAGTGGGAGAGTCAGGGGCGATTCGCGCCCAGTGGTCAGGGCGAGCCCTACTGCATCATGCTGCCGCCGCCCAATGTCACCGGCACGCTGCACATGGGTCATGCCTTTCAAGACACCTTGATGGACACCCTGATTCGCTACCACCGCATGCGCGGCCACAACACGCTGTGGCAGGGCGGCACCGACCACGCCGGCATCGCCACACAAATGGTGGTGGAGCGCCAACTGGCGCGAGACGGCATCTCCCGCCATGATCTGGGTCGTGAGGCCTTCCTCGACAAGGTCTGGGAATGGCGCGAGCACTCCGGCAACGAAATCCAAAAACAGCTGCGCCGTATGGGCACCGCCATTGACTGGAGCCGCGAGCGCTTCACCATGGATGAAGGCTTATCACAGGCCGTCACCGAAGTCTTTGTGCGGCTGTATGACGAGGGTCTGATTTACCGTGGCAAGCGCTTGGTGAACTGGGATCCGGTGCTGCACACCGCTGTCTCTGACCTCGAGGTACTCTCCGAAGAAGAGCAAGGCCATCTCTGGCATCTGCGCTATCCATTAAGTGATGGCTCCGGGCATTTGGTGGTCGCCACCACCCGCCCAGAAACCATGCTGGGAGATACCGCTGTGGCCGTGCACCCTGAAGATGAACGCTATCGGCATCTCATCGGTAAGACCGTCGACCTGCCGTTAACCGGTCGGCAAATCCCGGTGATTGCCGATGACTATGTCGACCCCGAATTTGGTTCTGGCTGCGTGAAGATCACCCCGGCCCATGATTTTAATGACTATGCGGTGGGCAGCCGCCATGACCTGCCATTGATCAACATCTTTACCGTGGATGCCTGTATCAACGACGAGGCCCCCGAAGCCTATCGCGGCATGGAGCGTTATGAGGCCCGCAGAAAGATCATCGCCGATTTCGAGGCTTTAGATCTTCTTGAGCGCATTGATGATCACAAGCTCATGGTGCCCAGAGGCGATCGCACCGGCGCGGTCATTGAGCCCTTCTTAACCGATCAATGGTATGTGAAAGCCGGACCGCTAGCTGAGCCGGCCATCAAGGCGGTAGAAGACGGCCAGATTCGCTTTGTGCCGGAGAACTGGAGCAAGACCTATTTTGAATGGATGCGCAATATTCAAGACTGGTGCATCTCCCGGCAGATCTGGTGGGGTCATCGCATCCCCGCTTGGTATGACCAACAAGGCAACATTTACGTCGCTCGCGATGAAGCCGAGGCCCGCGAGAAATACAGCCTCGATGCGTCGGTCACGCTGCGCCAAGACGCCGACGTCCTCGATACCTGGTTCAGCTCGGCGCTGTGGCCGTTCTCAACCTTGGGCTGGCCGGAACAGACGCCGGAGCTGAAGACCTTCTATCCCACATCTGTGCTGGTCACCGGCTTTGACATCATCTTCTTCTGGGTGGCACGCATGATCATGATGGGCCTGAAATTCATGGACGATGTGCCCTTTCGCGAGGTCTATGTCACCGGCCTGATTCGCGATGCCGAGGGCCAGAAAATGTCCAAGTCCAAAGGCAATGTGCTCGACCCCATTGATCTGATCGATGGCATCAGCCTTGAGGATTTACTGGCCAAGCGCACCACAGGCCTGATGCAACCACAAATGGAAAAACGCATCGCCCAAGCCACGAAAAAACAGTTTCCTGATGGCATACCGACCTTTGGTACCGACGCCCTGCGCTTCACCCTGGCCGCGTTGGCCTCCAGTGGCCGCGACATCAAGTTTGATCTGGGCCGCATCGAGGGTTACCGCAATTTTTGCAACAAGCTGTGGAATGCGGCGCGCTATGTCTTGATGAACACCGAGGGCCAAGACACCGGCACTCAGGGCGGCGAGATGCGCCTATCACTGGCGGATCGCTGGATCCTCTCGCGGCTGCAAAACACCATCTCCGAGGTGCACCGACAGCTGGGAGAGTATCGCTTTGATCTGGCCGCCAAGTCGCTCTATGAATTCACTTGGTATGACTATTGCGACTGGTATCTCGAGCTCTGCAAACCCGTTTTGACCGGCGAAAACGTCAGCGATGAGGAAAAATGCGGCACCCGTCATACGCTGGTGAGCGTTCTCGAACAGCTCCTATGCCTCTTGCATCCGATGATGCCGTATATCACTGAAGCCATTTGGCAACAGGTGAAAACCCCAGCCGGCGTCGACGGTGAAACCATACTGCAGCGCGCCTATCCTGAGGCCGACACAGCGCTCACCGATACCGCCGCCGAACAAGAACTGGAATGGGTGAAAACCTTTATTCTCGGCATGCGGCGTATCCGCGCGGAGATGGACATTGCCCCCGGCAAGCCCCTACCCGTGCTGTTGCAAAATGCCCAACCGGCTGATCGCCAGCGCTATGAGGCCAATGCCGCTTTTATCGGCTTTCTGGCCCGCCCCGAATCCCTCACCTGGCTGGAAGATGCCGATACCCCACCCGAATCAGCCATGGCTCTGGTCGGTGAGATGCGCCTGCTGATTCCGCTGGCTGGCTTGATCGACAAAGACGCCGAACTGGCCCGCCTCGCCAAAGAAATCGCCAAGCTGGAGAAAAACCTCGAGCAATCCGAGACCCGGCTCAACAACGAAAGCTTCGTCGCCCGCGCCCCCGCCGAAGTCGTCGACAAAGAGCGCGCCCGCGTCGCCGAAATGCGCAACGCCCTCCAGGAACTGCAAGCCCAGCACAGCAAAATCCGCCAGATATAA